One Rhododendron vialii isolate Sample 1 chromosome 2a, ASM3025357v1 genomic region harbors:
- the LOC131311205 gene encoding probable xyloglucan endotransglucosylase/hydrolase protein 8: MAMATLFSVAALVAASFLLSVSKVQTTQTSLFPSDFTQNWAPQMFGTSQNGQIWSLSLINATGSGYLTNNKYQFGWFSMKIKLAGSNAAGVVTTYFMCSENGAGPTRDEVDFEFLGNVSGQPYILQTNVFKNGTGGREMRHFLWFDPTADFHAYSVLWNNHQLVFFVDETPIRVLTNTDYTNNFFPNTKPMYLFSSIWCGDTWATEGGLVKTNWTYAPFVSYYTDFYVDACEWVDPSPACLSTTTQNWWDQSGAWQLTASQQEDYNWVQKNFLVYYYCLDTVRYPPPTMPEECSSNTIQYGNQYY; this comes from the exons ATGGCAATGGCCACCCTTTTCTCCGTTGCAGCTCTCGTAGCTGCTTCTTTCCTATTATCAGTCTCCAAAGTTCAGACTACGCAAACTTCACTCTTTCCCAGCGATTTCACCCAAAATTGGGCTCCGCAAATGTTTGGCACTTCTCAGAATGGGCAGATCTGGTCTCTTTCTTTGATCAATGCAACAG GTAGTGGGTATCTAACAAACAATAAGTACCAGTTTGGGTGGTTCAGCATGAAGATCAAGCTGGCTGGAAGTAACGCTGCTGGTGTAGTGACAACTTATTTT ATGTGCTCAGAAAATGGGGCAGGGCCAACGAGAGATGAGGTGGACTTCGAGTTTTTGGGGAACGTATCTGGGCAACCATACATCTTACAGACCAATGTTTTCAAGAATGGAACCGGTGGCCGTGAGATGAGGCACTTTCTTTGGTTTGATCCAACTGCAGATTTCCACGCATATTCTGTCCTTTGGAACAATCACCAGCTTGT GTTCTTTGTCGACGAAACTCCAATAAGGGTGTTAACAAACACCGACTACACCAACAACTTCTTCCCCAACACAAAACCAATGTACCTCTTCTCGAGCATCTGGTGCGGAGACACATGGGCCACGGAGGGTGGCCTCGTCAAAACGAACTGGACCTACGCCCCGTTCGTTTCCTACTACACTGACTTCTACGTGGACGCCTGCGAGTGGGTAGACCCGTCTCCGGCTTGTCTTTCCACCACCACCCAGAACTGGTGGGATCAATCCGGTGCTTGGCAGCTCACGGCGAGCCAGCAGGAGGACTATAACTGGGTTCAGAAGAACTTTCTGGTTTATTACTACTGCCTGGATACCGTAAGGTACCCGCCGCCTACAATGCCTGAGGAGTGTTCATCTAACACAATACAATACGGCAATCAATATTATTGA
- the LOC131311211 gene encoding probable xyloglucan endotransglucosylase/hydrolase protein 8 — protein MAMSTLFSIAVLMAASFLLSVSKAQISSGSSFYHDFIVNGAVNQFSTSSDGAIWSLALTNATGCGFASNEKYMFGWFSMKLKLVGGDSAGVVTAYYMCSDDNTGATRDEVDYEFLGNTTGQPYLIQTNVYKNGTGGREVRHQLWFDPTADFHSYSILWNDHQIVFVVDNVAIRVYKNANYTNNFFPNTQPMYIFSSIWNADSWATDGGLVHTNWSYAPFVSSYTAFTADACLWVDPYPACINTTSQNWWDQYGAWHLSEDQLLDYGWVQRNLLVYDYCDDTVRYPILPEECSLDPYS, from the exons ATGGCGATGTCCACTCTTTTCTCCATTGCAGTTCTTATGGCTGCTTCTTTTCTATTATCAGTCTCCAAAGCTCAGATAAGCAGTGGTTCAAGTTTTTATCACGATTTCATCGTAAACGGGGCTGTGAACCAATTTAGCACTTCTTCGGATGGGGCTATCTGGTCTCTTGCTTTGACCAATGCAACAG GTTGTGGATTTGCATCAAACGAGAAATACATGTTTGGGTGGTTCAGCATGAAGCTCAAGCTGGTTGGAGGTGACTCTGCTGGTGTAGTCACAGCTTATTAT ATGTGCTCGGATGATAATACCGGGGCAACGAGAGATGAGGTAGATTATGAGTTCTTGGGGAACACAACAGGGCAACCGTACCTAATACAGACCAATGTTTACAAGAACGGAACCGGTGGCCGGGAGGTGAGGCACCAGCTTTGGTTTGATCCAACTGCAGATTTCCACTCGTATTCTATCCTTTGGAACGACCACCAGATTGT GTTCGTTGTCGACAACGTTGCAATAAGGGTGTACAAGAACGCAAACTACACCAACAACTTCTTCCCCAACACGCAGCCCATGTACATCTTCTCGAGCATCTGGAACGCGGACTCGTGGGCCACGGACGGCGGCCTCGTCCACACAAACTGGTCCTACGCCCCGTTCGTTTCCTCCTACACGGCTTTCACCGCCGACGCTTGCCTGTGGGTGGACCCGTATCCTGCTTGTATCAACACCACCTCGCAAAACTGGTGGGATCAATACGGCGCCTGGCACCTTTCCGAAGACCAGCTATTGGACTACGGTTGGGTTCAGAGGAACCTTCTAGTTTATGACTACTGCGACGATACGGTAAGGTACCCTATATTGCCTGAGGAGTGTTCGCTCGATCCATATAGCTGA